The Mycolicibacterium doricum genome includes a region encoding these proteins:
- a CDS encoding glycosyltransferase: MAEPTIEVIIPVRDMADHLPKLLRPLLAQTADGDWITVVDDASGDDTAAVARSLGAGVVALKDSRGPYYARQVAASRSTADILLFTDARCRPLPGLLEAHRTLQRQPGVALSCTNVRTLSGPTLAAKLAAGMQPFMLPRGGGAMKATIGMVPPRPDYYPTANLGMDRVAFATVGGFRSMRGGGDTDICWRIQEQSLGTIATDTRVLMEWEPRNSMRDLASQWKRYGHSNAYMRWVHRNDDDASLGDASPRRHSPMEAWATLRAELRRPPAELAATALVGVAFQYGYFSAKLNSSQFEMPAYFDVAPDLDSA; this comes from the coding sequence ATGGCTGAGCCGACGATCGAGGTCATCATCCCGGTGCGTGACATGGCTGACCACCTGCCGAAGTTACTCCGGCCGTTGCTCGCCCAAACAGCAGACGGCGATTGGATCACTGTCGTCGACGACGCATCTGGCGACGACACCGCAGCGGTGGCGCGCTCGCTCGGGGCCGGTGTGGTGGCGTTGAAGGACAGTCGTGGCCCCTACTATGCGCGTCAAGTCGCGGCAAGCAGATCGACCGCTGACATCCTGTTGTTCACCGACGCCCGGTGCCGGCCCCTTCCCGGCCTACTCGAGGCGCATCGCACGCTTCAGCGTCAGCCGGGAGTCGCCTTGTCATGCACCAACGTTCGTACGTTGTCCGGGCCCACGCTCGCTGCGAAACTGGCCGCCGGCATGCAACCGTTCATGCTTCCGCGCGGCGGCGGGGCGATGAAGGCGACCATCGGCATGGTGCCACCTCGGCCCGACTACTATCCGACCGCCAATCTCGGGATGGACAGGGTTGCCTTCGCCACGGTGGGCGGGTTCAGATCGATGCGCGGCGGCGGCGACACCGACATCTGTTGGCGCATCCAGGAGCAGTCACTGGGCACGATCGCCACCGACACCCGTGTACTGATGGAGTGGGAGCCGCGGAACTCGATGCGGGACCTGGCAAGCCAATGGAAGCGTTACGGGCACAGCAACGCCTACATGCGCTGGGTGCACCGCAATGACGACGACGCCAGCCTGGGCGACGCCTCACCACGGCGGCATTCGCCGATGGAGGCCTGGGCGACGCTGCGAGCCGAACTACGGCGACCGCCGGCCGAACTGGCAGCCACGGCCCTGGTCGGTGTGGCATTCCAGTACGGCTACTTCTCGGCGAAGTTGAACAGTTCGCAGTTCGAGATGCCGGCGTACTTCGACGTGGCTCCCGATCTGGACTCCGCCTGA
- a CDS encoding glycosyltransferase → MGDSVDVSVVIPVRNGGPFLSRQIEALLAQESDATFEVVVADNGSTDDTAQVAQRLAERDPRVRVVDASRGVGVNVARNVGAGAAKGRVILLTDADDVVHPGWVDAYWRAFQNGAHTAGGSLHRKLEDGTVLATESQLYSSRMTGCAYANGTNCGFTRAAFDAVGGFDENLMGGADEIDFFTRTSRNGHRMTLVADAVVDKRQHTDLSAAFHQHFNFGRGEILLATRFKPSMVSLPMAAVAAVHALLWFTAWTTVGRLRRWRRPTVMRVAFALGMLVEEVKMLSR, encoded by the coding sequence GTGGGGGATTCGGTCGATGTCAGCGTGGTCATCCCCGTGCGCAACGGCGGCCCGTTCCTCAGCCGGCAGATCGAGGCGTTGCTCGCCCAGGAATCGGACGCGACCTTCGAGGTGGTCGTCGCCGACAACGGATCGACAGATGACACGGCGCAAGTCGCACAGAGGCTTGCGGAGCGCGATCCACGGGTGCGTGTGGTGGACGCCTCCCGAGGCGTAGGCGTCAACGTGGCGCGCAACGTGGGCGCTGGAGCCGCGAAAGGTCGGGTCATCCTGTTGACCGACGCCGACGACGTCGTGCATCCCGGATGGGTCGACGCCTACTGGCGGGCATTCCAGAACGGTGCTCACACAGCCGGCGGCTCACTGCACCGCAAACTCGAGGACGGCACGGTGCTGGCCACAGAATCGCAGCTGTACTCATCGCGGATGACCGGTTGTGCCTACGCGAATGGCACGAACTGCGGGTTCACCCGGGCGGCGTTCGATGCGGTGGGCGGCTTCGACGAAAACTTGATGGGCGGCGCCGACGAGATCGACTTTTTCACCCGCACGTCCCGCAACGGGCATCGGATGACGCTGGTGGCCGATGCCGTCGTCGACAAGCGTCAGCACACCGACCTGTCGGCGGCCTTCCACCAGCACTTCAACTTCGGCCGCGGCGAGATCCTTCTCGCCACCAGGTTCAAGCCGTCGATGGTGTCGCTGCCCATGGCAGCTGTTGCGGCCGTGCATGCCCTACTGTGGTTCACCGCCTGGACCACCGTGGGCCGGCTGCGGCGGTGGCGGCGTCCGACGGTGATGCGGGTGGCCTTCGCACTCGGCATGCTGGTTGAAGAGGTGAAGATGCTGTCGCGTTGA
- a CDS encoding polysaccharide pyruvyl transferase family protein — protein sequence MTDFVERIRDRLMNDLRPVFAGVPEWDLVDFPHHFNCGDHVIWLGCLKIAEEFGIRVCSTTSSHTYRADKLKATGPIVINGGGNLGGLYPHHDDLRLRILTDFRNRPIVQMPQSIELTNADALGKLKRAVALHGDFTLLVRDHRSLVIARREFDCRTELVPDAAFALGNLERRPPREEVVLHARQDDEAAGEQISGHPTVDWNKAGILSLRNLGRSAVSVADKLSSPVLTSAVANRFAQQNLDCAIRTLSRGRFLVTDRLHGHVIATLCGIEHIVVNDRYGKVQALWEAWTKNAPMATFVPTWITAETALAERISRRYVF from the coding sequence TTGACTGATTTCGTCGAGCGGATCCGCGACCGGCTGATGAACGACCTGAGGCCCGTCTTCGCCGGAGTACCCGAGTGGGATCTGGTCGATTTCCCGCATCACTTCAACTGCGGCGATCACGTGATCTGGCTTGGATGTCTCAAGATCGCCGAGGAGTTCGGCATCAGGGTGTGCTCGACCACGTCGTCACATACCTACCGAGCTGACAAGCTGAAAGCGACTGGGCCGATTGTGATTAACGGTGGGGGCAATCTGGGCGGCCTCTACCCGCACCATGACGACCTCAGACTTCGAATCCTGACCGACTTCCGCAACCGGCCGATCGTGCAGATGCCACAGTCAATTGAGTTGACGAACGCAGACGCCTTGGGAAAGTTGAAGCGGGCGGTCGCACTGCACGGCGACTTCACACTCCTCGTGCGCGACCACCGGTCCCTCGTGATTGCCCGCCGGGAATTCGACTGCCGGACCGAACTCGTTCCCGACGCAGCGTTCGCTCTCGGGAACCTCGAACGGAGACCACCTCGCGAAGAGGTTGTGTTGCATGCGCGACAAGATGACGAAGCCGCCGGTGAACAGATTTCAGGGCACCCGACCGTTGACTGGAACAAAGCCGGAATCCTCAGTCTCCGCAATCTCGGGAGAAGTGCTGTCTCCGTGGCCGACAAGCTGTCGTCTCCTGTGCTGACTTCAGCCGTGGCGAACCGCTTCGCGCAACAGAATCTTGACTGCGCCATCCGCACATTATCGAGAGGACGTTTCCTCGTAACCGATCGACTGCACGGCCACGTCATCGCCACACTCTGCGGAATCGAGCACATCGTGGTGAACGATCGATACGGCAAGGTCCAAGCGCTCTGGGAAGCCTGGACTAAGAACGCGCCCATGGCGACCTTCGTCCCGACGTGGATCACCGCCGAAACTGCCTTGGCGGAACGCATCAGCCGCCGATACGTGTTCTGA